In Arthrobacter sp. SLBN-83, one DNA window encodes the following:
- a CDS encoding putative quinol monooxygenase, with the protein MSAPIDLIATFIPNEGEFHRVKLALDIAIDEVVKEPGCIRYELTEATEEKLVLTEQWASEEDLDKHSKGTAVQDLNESLSALLAEPVKVERV; encoded by the coding sequence ATGAGTGCACCCATTGACCTGATAGCAACGTTCATCCCCAACGAGGGCGAGTTTCACCGCGTGAAGCTGGCCCTGGATATCGCGATCGATGAGGTGGTGAAGGAGCCCGGCTGCATCCGTTACGAGCTGACCGAGGCCACGGAGGAAAAGCTGGTCCTGACCGAGCAGTGGGCGTCCGAGGAGGATCTGGACAAGCACTCCAAGGGCACCGCCGTGCAGGACCTGAACGAGTCGCTGAGCGCGCTGCTGGCCGAGCCGGTGAAGGTGGAACGCGTCTAG
- a CDS encoding AMP-binding protein has translation MRAYTAGDTDVPLLEETIGANFERVVAQFPLHDALIEAAPVPGGDARRWSYTKMNDDVDRLARALLALGVAKGERVGIWSPNCAEWTLLQYATAKAGAILVNVNPAYRSHELEFVVKQNGMRMLVTAPSDSNSDYVAMARQALLTCPDLRELVFLPDHGLDLLKAGSPQSDAELAYAELLTRADGVGHSFLRERMAELSPHDPINLQYTSGTTGFPKGATLTHHNILNNGFAIGELLGYTERDRVVIPVPFYHCFGMVIGNLNALSHGAATIIPGRGFSPAAALEAVQDFEGTSLYGVPTMFIAELALPDFGSYDLSTLRTGVMAGSLCPIEVMNRVISEMNMVDVAICYGMTETSPVSTMTRKGDTLQQRTETVGRTMPQLESRIVDPATGEELERGQIGELCTRGYAVMAGYWNQPDKTAEAIDADGWMHTGDLARMDDDGYVVVEGRIKDMVIRGGENIYPREIEEFLYTHPDIQDVQVIGVPDSRYGEELMACVILKPGAGPLTAESLADFCRGRLAHYKIPRYLEVRESFPMTVSGKIRKVQMREEAVARLGL, from the coding sequence ATGCGTGCTTACACAGCCGGGGACACTGACGTCCCGCTCCTGGAGGAAACCATCGGCGCCAACTTTGAGCGCGTGGTGGCGCAGTTTCCGCTCCACGACGCCCTGATCGAGGCCGCCCCGGTACCGGGCGGTGACGCCCGCCGCTGGAGCTACACCAAGATGAACGACGACGTCGACCGGCTGGCGCGCGCGCTCCTCGCCCTGGGCGTCGCCAAGGGGGAGCGGGTGGGCATTTGGAGCCCCAACTGCGCCGAGTGGACGCTGCTGCAGTACGCCACCGCCAAAGCCGGCGCCATCCTGGTCAACGTCAACCCCGCCTACCGCAGCCATGAACTCGAATTCGTGGTCAAGCAGAACGGCATGCGCATGCTGGTCACCGCGCCCTCGGACAGCAACAGCGACTACGTGGCCATGGCCCGCCAGGCCCTCCTCACCTGCCCGGACCTGCGGGAGCTCGTCTTCCTCCCGGACCACGGCCTGGACCTCCTCAAAGCCGGCAGCCCCCAAAGCGACGCGGAACTCGCGTACGCCGAACTGCTTACCCGGGCGGACGGCGTCGGGCATTCATTCCTCAGGGAACGCATGGCCGAACTTTCCCCGCACGACCCCATCAACCTGCAGTACACCTCCGGCACCACGGGATTCCCCAAGGGTGCCACGCTGACCCACCACAACATCCTGAACAACGGCTTCGCCATCGGCGAGCTGCTGGGCTATACGGAACGCGACCGGGTGGTCATCCCTGTGCCGTTCTACCACTGCTTTGGCATGGTGATCGGCAATCTCAATGCGCTCAGCCACGGTGCCGCCACGATCATCCCGGGGCGCGGCTTTTCGCCCGCCGCGGCGCTCGAGGCTGTCCAGGATTTCGAGGGGACGTCGCTGTACGGCGTGCCTACGATGTTCATCGCCGAGCTGGCCCTGCCCGACTTCGGCAGCTACGACCTGTCCACGCTCCGCACCGGTGTGATGGCGGGTTCGCTGTGCCCCATCGAGGTGATGAACCGGGTGATTTCGGAGATGAACATGGTGGATGTGGCCATCTGCTACGGCATGACCGAGACCTCGCCGGTGTCCACCATGACCCGCAAGGGGGACACGCTCCAGCAGCGCACCGAGACAGTGGGCCGCACCATGCCGCAGTTGGAGAGCAGGATCGTGGATCCTGCCACCGGCGAAGAGCTGGAGCGCGGGCAGATCGGCGAACTTTGCACCCGGGGCTATGCCGTGATGGCAGGGTACTGGAACCAGCCGGACAAGACGGCCGAGGCCATCGACGCCGACGGGTGGATGCACACCGGTGACCTCGCCCGAATGGATGACGACGGGTACGTGGTGGTGGAAGGCCGGATCAAGGACATGGTGATCCGGGGCGGCGAGAACATCTACCCCCGCGAGATCGAAGAGTTCCTGTACACCCACCCCGACATCCAGGACGTGCAGGTGATCGGGGTCCCGGATTCGCGGTACGGCGAGGAACTGATGGCCTGCGTCATCCTCAAGCCCGGCGCCGGCCCGCTGACCGCTGAATCCCTTGCCGACTTCTGCCGCGGGCGGCTGGCCCACTACAAGATCCCCCGCTACCTGGAAGTCAGGGAGAGCTTCCCCATGACGGTCTCGGGGAAGATCCGCAAGGTCCAGATGCGCGAGGAAGCCGTGGCCCGGCTGGGCCTCTAG